One genomic window of Verrucomicrobiota bacterium includes the following:
- a CDS encoding trypsin-like peptidase domain-containing protein, protein MIPFRIPFLSFILIAALLMSGCETTQTTKNSSGSRTTSNEGFKQLLDAVVRIDVREVTYRGGSKQNISGVGSGVIISEEGHILTNAHVVSTFAEEIRITLSNLERVRAELVGWDHWTDLALLKLDLEELKERGLSFTYAEFGDSDEVYPGLTVFAVGTPNGLTRTVSRGIISNTNRFFEGADGVRGYETGYFNTWLQTDAAINPGNSGGPLVDEDGKIIGINTRAYLGSNNLGFAVPSQTAQFVLAGLLENEEIIRSYVGIVLGPMQDLETFYNIQANQGVLVESVDPGSPAATKGIQPGDILISMDSNSLDGRFPEQLPPIQNRIANYPIDSEITFEISRQDARFSETLTTERLESRVGEEWAFEKWGLSVREVSRSYARENKLVSDDGFLVLGAKTAFPADRAGIRSGDIVSKINREPVGSLIDLKALHEEFDGNAQPLFVEVTRNFRTSLFILKP, encoded by the coding sequence ATGATTCCATTTCGGATCCCATTCTTATCATTTATCCTGATTGCTGCCCTGTTAATGTCTGGCTGTGAAACGACCCAAACTACCAAAAATTCGAGCGGTTCGAGGACCACTTCGAATGAAGGGTTTAAACAATTGCTGGACGCGGTGGTTCGCATCGATGTGAGGGAAGTAACCTACCGTGGTGGTTCGAAACAGAATATCAGTGGTGTCGGCTCGGGTGTAATTATTTCCGAAGAAGGTCACATCTTAACGAATGCCCACGTGGTTTCCACCTTCGCTGAGGAGATTCGTATTACTCTTTCCAATTTGGAGAGGGTAAGGGCAGAACTCGTTGGATGGGATCACTGGACTGACCTGGCCCTACTCAAATTGGACCTTGAAGAACTGAAGGAGCGCGGCCTGAGTTTTACTTATGCTGAATTTGGCGATTCGGATGAAGTTTACCCAGGGCTTACCGTTTTTGCAGTAGGAACACCTAATGGCCTGACTCGAACGGTTAGCCGTGGAATTATTTCCAATACCAATCGATTTTTCGAAGGTGCAGATGGCGTGCGTGGATATGAAACCGGATATTTCAATACCTGGCTGCAAACAGACGCTGCTATTAATCCGGGAAACAGTGGAGGGCCGCTGGTTGATGAGGATGGCAAAATAATTGGCATTAACACGCGCGCGTACTTAGGATCGAATAATCTTGGTTTTGCAGTCCCCTCGCAGACGGCGCAATTCGTTCTGGCAGGCCTTTTGGAGAATGAGGAGATTATCCGAAGTTATGTGGGAATTGTTCTTGGTCCCATGCAAGACCTGGAAACGTTTTATAACATTCAAGCCAATCAGGGTGTATTGGTTGAAAGTGTCGATCCCGGATCTCCTGCTGCAACTAAGGGAATTCAGCCTGGTGATATCCTTATATCTATGGATTCCAACAGTCTTGATGGTCGATTTCCTGAACAGCTGCCCCCGATCCAGAATCGTATCGCGAATTACCCAATTGATTCAGAAATCACCTTTGAGATCAGTCGCCAGGACGCGCGATTCTCAGAGACCCTTACAACAGAGAGACTTGAAAGTCGGGTTGGCGAAGAGTGGGCTTTTGAAAAATGGGGACTGAGTGTTCGTGAGGTTAGTCGGTCCTATGCTCGAGAAAACAAACTGGTTTCGGATGATGGGTTTCTTGTGCTGGGAGCCAAAACAGCCTTTCCGGCAGATCGGGCCGGTATCCGCTCAGGAGACATTGTATCCAAAATAAATCGGGAGCCGGTAGGTTCTTTGATAGATCTCAAAGCCTTGCACGAGGAATTTGATGGCAATGCACAACCCTTATTTGTTGAAGTCACCCGAAATTTCCGAACCTCCCTTTTCATTCTTAAACCATGA
- the leuS gene encoding leucine--tRNA ligase, with protein sequence MSTPTTDYNFSQIEAHWQNFWAENKSFQAKDFSEKPKYYILSMYPYPSGDGLHIGHAINYTAPDILARYKKSQGFNTLQPMGWDAFGLPTEQYAIKTGTHPRIVTEKNVEIFRAQLQKVGFAIDWDREINTTDAGYVKWTQWIFLQLFKRGLAYVSDQPVWWCPALGTVLANEEVIDGKSERGDHPVEKRKLRQWVLKITAYAERLLEGHTDLNWPDSSIRLQKNWIGRSTGAEVEFSIEGHSEKLPIYTTRPDTLFGVTYMVLSPEHPLVDKLTTTEQVKAIADYRVDAAKKSDLERTDLAKDKTGVFTGSYALNPVNGAKVPIWVADYVLMSYGTGAIMAVPGHDERDFEFATSLNIPIQRVIQDEAAAAKNEPTQLPFSGKGTMINSGEYTGMTSDEGKAKIIANLEERNLGSASVQYKLRDWLFSRQRYWGEPFPVMWVSKENYEQATANEANPFREFLPEEPVTFEVEGEVHYALPTPTTHLPLELPDVESYEPIGTGESPLAGVTKWLERWLNTETGESIPRSSNKPEGDNWVKGTRETNTMPQWAGSCWYYLRYCDPKNTEAPIDPKIAEYWGVPDFYIGGAEHVNLHLLYARFWHQVLFDEGVTPCPEPFPALLHQGMILGEMEFTQFSDSNGTPVSFDAITEEMDLTKSTVPESDVEKAGDSWLLKSDRTIKVDARSHKMSKSRGNVVNPDSLIKSYGADATRLFLMFLGPIEDMKPWNTQGIEGVFRFLKRLWREVVAEDGGLNLKLSDGPETNKDLDKLLHESIKKVTQDIERLNFNTVVSQLMILLNLMVKTSGYSKETAKSFIQLLNPMAPHIAEELWGRLGGSGSICDTRWPSFDESKLILDEVVIVLQVNGKHRGELVVSTDATKEEIEELGLSQERVQNSIEGLTIRKVIYVPGKILNIVAN encoded by the coding sequence ATGTCGACACCAACAACAGACTATAACTTCTCCCAAATCGAAGCGCACTGGCAAAATTTTTGGGCCGAAAATAAAAGCTTTCAAGCCAAAGATTTTTCCGAAAAACCAAAATATTACATTCTGTCTATGTATCCCTACCCCTCGGGAGACGGACTTCATATCGGCCACGCGATCAACTATACCGCTCCCGATATTTTGGCTCGGTATAAAAAATCCCAAGGATTTAACACCCTCCAGCCAATGGGTTGGGATGCCTTTGGCCTTCCGACGGAACAGTATGCCATAAAAACAGGCACCCATCCTCGCATTGTCACAGAAAAGAATGTCGAAATATTTCGTGCTCAACTTCAGAAAGTAGGTTTTGCCATTGATTGGGATCGGGAGATAAATACCACCGACGCCGGTTATGTGAAGTGGACACAGTGGATTTTCCTGCAACTATTTAAACGTGGCCTCGCTTACGTATCTGATCAGCCCGTCTGGTGGTGTCCTGCATTGGGTACGGTCTTGGCAAACGAAGAGGTGATTGATGGTAAATCCGAACGCGGTGATCATCCCGTCGAAAAACGAAAATTACGCCAATGGGTATTAAAAATCACTGCGTATGCCGAACGACTACTCGAAGGTCATACGGACTTGAACTGGCCCGATTCATCCATCCGCTTACAAAAAAATTGGATTGGTCGTTCAACCGGAGCCGAGGTGGAATTCAGTATAGAAGGACATTCTGAAAAACTCCCCATCTACACTACCCGGCCGGATACCCTTTTTGGAGTTACCTATATGGTGCTCTCTCCGGAACACCCATTGGTGGATAAGCTGACCACAACGGAGCAAGTCAAGGCCATCGCAGATTACAGAGTTGATGCCGCGAAAAAGAGTGATTTGGAACGAACAGATCTGGCCAAAGACAAGACTGGAGTTTTCACGGGATCCTACGCCCTTAATCCGGTAAATGGAGCCAAAGTTCCGATCTGGGTAGCGGATTATGTTCTGATGAGCTATGGAACCGGAGCCATCATGGCGGTACCCGGCCACGATGAACGTGACTTTGAATTCGCTACGAGCTTGAACATCCCCATTCAACGGGTGATCCAAGATGAAGCTGCAGCAGCCAAAAATGAGCCAACCCAGCTCCCTTTCAGCGGAAAAGGCACTATGATCAATTCCGGCGAATACACTGGAATGACCTCCGACGAAGGGAAAGCGAAAATCATAGCCAATTTAGAAGAACGCAACCTAGGGTCAGCCAGTGTCCAATACAAACTTCGGGACTGGCTGTTCTCTCGACAACGTTATTGGGGTGAACCCTTTCCGGTAATGTGGGTTTCAAAAGAAAACTACGAACAAGCGACCGCTAATGAAGCAAACCCTTTCCGCGAATTCTTACCCGAGGAGCCTGTAACTTTCGAAGTGGAAGGAGAGGTTCATTACGCCCTACCCACTCCTACCACTCATCTACCTCTGGAACTGCCGGATGTGGAATCCTATGAGCCGATCGGCACCGGGGAAAGTCCCTTGGCAGGAGTTACAAAATGGCTTGAAAGATGGTTAAATACGGAAACGGGTGAATCGATTCCACGCTCCTCAAATAAACCCGAAGGGGATAATTGGGTGAAAGGTACCCGGGAGACCAATACCATGCCACAATGGGCAGGTTCATGTTGGTACTATTTACGTTATTGCGATCCAAAAAACACAGAGGCACCTATCGATCCGAAAATTGCAGAATACTGGGGCGTTCCTGATTTCTACATTGGAGGCGCTGAGCATGTGAACCTGCACCTTCTTTATGCCCGTTTTTGGCATCAGGTATTGTTTGATGAAGGAGTTACCCCGTGCCCTGAACCGTTCCCGGCTTTACTCCACCAGGGAATGATTCTGGGCGAAATGGAATTCACCCAGTTCTCAGATTCAAACGGCACACCCGTTTCATTCGATGCCATCACCGAAGAAATGGATCTAACCAAATCGACGGTACCAGAATCCGATGTCGAGAAGGCTGGAGACAGTTGGTTGCTCAAGAGTGACCGCACCATCAAAGTGGATGCGCGTTCGCACAAAATGAGTAAAAGCCGCGGCAATGTGGTGAACCCCGATAGTTTGATCAAATCCTACGGTGCTGACGCAACCCGGTTATTTCTAATGTTCCTTGGTCCGATCGAAGACATGAAGCCTTGGAACACCCAGGGAATAGAAGGAGTTTTCCGATTTCTTAAACGTTTGTGGCGTGAAGTCGTAGCCGAGGATGGCGGTCTTAATCTCAAGTTAAGTGACGGACCTGAGACAAACAAAGACCTGGACAAGCTCTTACACGAAAGCATCAAGAAAGTTACCCAGGACATCGAACGTCTGAATTTCAACACGGTGGTATCTCAATTAATGATACTACTTAATCTGATGGTAAAAACGTCCGGTTATTCGAAAGAAACAGCTAAATCTTTTATCCAATTACTAAACCCAATGGCTCCTCATATTGCAGAAGAGTTATGGGGTCGCCTGGGAGGCTCGGGATCCATATGCGATACCCGCTGGCCATCCTTCGATGAATCAAAGCTCATTCTCGACGAAGTGGTAATTGTCCTTCAGGTAAACGGGAAGCACCGGGGAGAACTGGTGGTATCCACAGACGCCACGAAAGAGGAAATCGAAGAACTGGGACTCAGCCAAGAGCGTGTTCAAAACAGTATCGAAGGGCTAACAATCCGGAAGGTCATTTACGTTCCAGGTAAAATCCTCAATATAGTCGCCAACTAG
- a CDS encoding Xaa-Pro peptidase family protein — MLTQEGCLKRRSRLWSSLPDSVEWVLISNPRHVKYFSNIWVNPISFSAGQSVWLHMERSGKVIALADNFTLKSLSGEAYVDETISEAWYDGKNSVDNRDYKQATALKKHFGSLTLSNGAIECDSLPVATFETITGEPEVKIKLGDVIKFLRRQKEADEIAHLRTCMEACEAGHQAALNFVRPGATEMEVYRNVHAAVLEQAGRPCLVYGDFRATNANLPKAGGLPIDYTLQEGDLYILDYSVILDGYRSDFTNTIAVGEPSDDQCALMNACIASLEAGEKALKAEVACKTIFDICSETMIQKGFEALPSHAGHGLGLEHPEPPAIVSNSTDTLLIGDVVTLEPGNYIQGIGGVRIERNYLITQSGSENLSHHKIALQ; from the coding sequence ATGCTTACCCAAGAAGGTTGTTTAAAACGCCGTTCCCGTTTGTGGTCATCCTTACCTGATTCTGTGGAATGGGTTCTCATTTCCAATCCGAGACACGTAAAATATTTTTCCAACATCTGGGTAAATCCGATCAGTTTTTCCGCCGGGCAAAGCGTATGGCTGCACATGGAACGATCTGGGAAGGTCATCGCGCTTGCCGATAACTTTACACTCAAATCATTGAGTGGAGAGGCTTACGTTGACGAAACCATTTCTGAAGCCTGGTACGACGGAAAAAACTCGGTGGACAATCGGGATTACAAACAGGCGACCGCGCTCAAGAAACATTTTGGTTCGCTCACCCTATCGAACGGAGCCATTGAATGCGACTCCCTTCCTGTGGCGACCTTTGAAACAATTACGGGTGAACCCGAAGTAAAGATCAAGCTAGGCGATGTCATTAAATTCCTGAGACGTCAAAAAGAAGCAGACGAAATAGCTCATCTAAGAACCTGCATGGAGGCCTGTGAAGCGGGGCATCAAGCAGCATTGAACTTCGTTCGCCCAGGGGCTACGGAAATGGAGGTGTACCGTAATGTGCATGCTGCGGTGCTCGAACAGGCTGGCAGGCCTTGCCTCGTCTACGGTGATTTTAGAGCAACCAACGCGAACCTTCCGAAAGCAGGCGGACTGCCCATTGATTACACGCTGCAAGAAGGCGATCTCTACATTCTGGACTACTCGGTTATTCTGGATGGATACCGTAGCGATTTCACAAACACCATTGCAGTAGGAGAACCTTCGGATGATCAATGTGCCTTGATGAATGCTTGTATCGCGAGCCTTGAGGCAGGCGAGAAAGCCTTAAAAGCAGAGGTAGCCTGCAAGACCATTTTTGATATATGCTCGGAAACCATGATTCAAAAAGGATTCGAAGCCTTGCCAAGTCATGCGGGACATGGACTCGGGCTGGAACACCCTGAACCTCCCGCCATCGTAAGTAATTCTACAGACACCCTGTTGATTGGCGATGTGGTAACCTTGGAGCCGGGGAATTACATCCAAGGAATCGGTGGAGTCAGGATTGAACGGAATTACCTGATAACTCAAAGCGGATCGGAAAACTTAAGCCATCACAAGATTGCATTGCAATAA